One window of the Mycobacterium xenopi genome contains the following:
- a CDS encoding WS/DGAT/MGAT family O-acyltransferase, with translation MNQLTTLDASFLHAEDADPRANLAIGGLAVIDGPIPDHDLLMSTLARRIGRCPRFAQRIRLRPFNLGAPQWVEDPRFDIAHHVRRVALPRPGTDQELLRVVADVMSWRLDRSRPLWEIWVIEGLVDNRWAMLMKVHHCIADGIAATHMLAGLSDSGIDDSFARRIRAAKEAAEESETKSRVTVPSLNPLTWVSGLWRTSASVAAGVAHGARGAGELAVGLMRASSTSPLNGPITSLRRYSAARVSLGDVKQVCQEFDVTLNDVALAALTDSYRSLLTRRGEQLLPDSLRTLVPVSMRSAASFDKTDNRVSVMLPCLPVEEESAVQRLRLVHSRLSKTKAGGQHQAGNTFVSLANAIPFALTAPAVRLLTRLPQRGVATLATNVPGPRERLQILGHTVTAVMPVPPIAMRLRTGVAILSYADDLFFGILADFDAVPDIDELARGVEAAVGRLVASSKRRQRRREQRRLSLVVSA, from the coding sequence GTGAACCAGTTGACCACCCTGGATGCGAGTTTTCTGCACGCTGAGGACGCCGATCCGCGTGCGAACCTGGCGATCGGCGGTCTGGCGGTCATTGACGGCCCGATTCCCGATCATGATTTGCTGATGTCGACATTGGCCAGGCGGATCGGTCGCTGCCCCCGCTTTGCCCAGCGGATACGCCTACGCCCGTTCAACTTGGGCGCACCGCAATGGGTCGAAGACCCGAGATTCGATATCGCCCACCATGTGCGACGCGTTGCGCTACCGCGGCCGGGTACGGACCAGGAGTTGTTACGGGTTGTCGCCGACGTGATGTCGTGGCGGCTGGACCGGAGTCGGCCGCTCTGGGAAATCTGGGTCATCGAAGGCTTGGTCGACAATCGGTGGGCGATGCTGATGAAAGTCCACCACTGCATCGCCGACGGGATAGCGGCCACCCACATGCTTGCCGGTCTCTCCGACAGCGGCATTGACGACAGCTTCGCCCGTCGCATTCGTGCCGCCAAAGAGGCCGCCGAAGAATCCGAGACGAAGTCTCGGGTGACGGTGCCAAGCCTCAATCCGCTCACCTGGGTAAGCGGACTGTGGCGCACATCCGCTTCCGTGGCGGCGGGAGTTGCCCACGGGGCTCGCGGCGCTGGGGAACTCGCGGTCGGACTGATGCGCGCGTCCTCGACTTCACCGCTGAACGGCCCGATCACCAGCCTGCGCCGCTATAGCGCCGCCAGGGTTTCCCTGGGCGACGTCAAGCAGGTGTGTCAAGAGTTCGACGTCACCCTCAATGACGTCGCACTGGCCGCGCTCACCGACAGCTACCGTTCTCTACTGACCCGCCGGGGAGAGCAGCTGTTGCCCGATTCGTTGCGCACCTTGGTGCCGGTGTCCATGCGGTCAGCCGCGAGCTTCGACAAAACCGACAACCGCGTCTCGGTCATGTTGCCCTGCCTGCCGGTCGAGGAGGAGAGTGCGGTGCAGCGTCTGAGACTTGTCCATTCCCGACTGTCGAAGACAAAGGCCGGAGGGCAGCATCAAGCCGGAAATACCTTCGTATCGCTTGCCAACGCCATTCCGTTTGCGCTGACGGCGCCCGCGGTTCGATTACTGACCCGGTTGCCCCAGCGTGGCGTGGCGACCCTAGCCACGAATGTGCCTGGTCCTCGTGAACGTCTGCAGATCCTAGGACACACGGTGACCGCTGTGATGCCGGTGCCACCGATCGCGATGCGGTTGCGGACCGGGGTAGCGATCCTTAGTTACGCCGACGACCTGTTCTTCGGCATTCTCGCTGATTTCGATGCCGTGCCCGACATCGACGAACTCGCCCGCGGAGTCGAAGCGGCAGTGGGTCGCCTGGTGGCAAGCAGCAAACGACGCCAACGCAGACGTGAACAACGGCGCCTGTCACTCGTGGTGAGCGCCTGA
- a CDS encoding cupin domain-containing protein, with the protein MKKFSLTALARDQLHRAKAENSGRSASTVFAGHEQVLRQTVVALRQGHALSEHHHLDEVTIYVLSGRICLNLNAGQTDWIGRTGDLLIAPNTAHSVSALEDSAILLTVAKKMSSTTPGNTT; encoded by the coding sequence ATGAAGAAGTTTTCGTTGACGGCCTTGGCACGCGACCAACTCCACCGCGCCAAGGCGGAGAACAGCGGACGAAGCGCGTCCACGGTGTTCGCAGGGCATGAGCAGGTGTTGCGGCAGACGGTCGTCGCACTCCGGCAAGGGCACGCACTCAGCGAACACCACCATCTCGACGAGGTGACCATCTACGTGCTCAGTGGTCGTATCTGCCTTAACCTTAACGCGGGCCAAACCGACTGGATCGGGCGTACCGGTGACCTTTTGATCGCACCGAACACCGCGCACAGCGTCAGCGCCCTGGAGGACTCCGCCATCCTGCTGACAGTTGCGAAGAAGATGTCGTCGACGACACCTGGCAACACAACCTGA
- a CDS encoding GAF domain-containing sensor histidine kinase, producing the protein MSLASQPERSRATESTPPLRDTLSQLRLRELLAEVQDRVGQIVESRDRLDGLVEAMLVVTSGLELDATLRSIVHTATNLVEAQYGALEVHDRAKRVVQFVYEGIDEETVRRIGQLPKGRGVVGLLIDDPKPLRLDNIADHPASVGFPENHPPMRTFLGVPIRIGDEVFGNLYLAEKANGQLFSEDDEVLVQALASAAGIAISNARLYEQAKTRQSWIEATRDIATELLSGVEPATVFRRVAEEALELTGADAAMVAVPADDHAAAEAVSELVVVETVGAAASSAAGQVIPLVGTVVGDAFAKRETQRVERLELDGIDGARPALVLALRATDTVAGVVVVLRGAGSASFTEDQLDMMAAFADQAALAWQLATTQRRMRELDVLTDRDRIARDLHDHVIQRLFAVGLALQGTIPRARYPEVKQRISNAVDDLQAVIQEIRVAIFDLHGGPPGATHLRQRLDTAIAQFADSGVRTTSQFVGPLSVVDPVLADHAEAVVREAVSNAVRHANATEVSVEVRVENDLSITVVDNGRGIAGCVTESGLANLRNRAEESGGDFHVGNAPGGGTALYWSAPLS; encoded by the coding sequence ATGAGCCTGGCCTCGCAGCCGGAGCGCAGCCGAGCGACGGAAAGCACTCCCCCGCTGCGCGATACCCTCTCGCAGCTGCGGCTGCGGGAACTGTTGGCCGAGGTTCAAGACCGGGTCGGCCAAATCGTGGAAAGCCGCGACCGCCTCGACGGGCTCGTAGAGGCGATGTTGGTGGTCACCTCCGGCCTGGAACTCGACGCCACCCTGCGCTCGATCGTGCATACCGCGACGAATCTGGTTGAGGCGCAGTACGGAGCGCTCGAGGTACACGACCGGGCTAAGCGTGTGGTGCAGTTCGTCTATGAGGGTATCGACGAGGAGACGGTGCGGCGGATCGGCCAGTTGCCCAAAGGCCGTGGCGTGGTAGGCCTGCTCATCGATGATCCCAAACCCCTTCGCCTGGACAACATTGCCGACCACCCTGCGTCGGTGGGCTTTCCGGAGAATCACCCACCGATGCGCACCTTCCTTGGTGTGCCGATCCGAATCGGCGACGAGGTGTTCGGCAATCTCTACCTGGCCGAAAAGGCCAACGGGCAGCTGTTCAGCGAGGATGACGAGGTGCTGGTGCAGGCGTTGGCCTCCGCCGCCGGCATCGCAATTTCGAACGCGCGCCTCTACGAACAAGCCAAGACGCGCCAGTCGTGGATCGAAGCGACCCGCGACATCGCCACCGAGTTGTTATCCGGCGTCGAACCGGCAACGGTTTTCCGACGTGTCGCCGAGGAAGCCCTCGAGCTGACCGGCGCTGATGCCGCCATGGTTGCCGTCCCCGCCGACGACCACGCCGCAGCCGAGGCGGTGTCCGAGCTGGTGGTGGTCGAAACAGTCGGGGCCGCAGCATCTTCGGCCGCCGGGCAGGTGATTCCGCTGGTGGGCACAGTCGTCGGCGACGCGTTCGCGAAGCGGGAGACGCAACGGGTCGAACGGCTCGAGCTCGACGGCATCGACGGTGCGCGGCCCGCGCTGGTACTGGCGCTGCGGGCCACCGACACCGTTGCCGGAGTCGTTGTCGTGTTGCGCGGCGCCGGTTCGGCGTCGTTCACCGAAGATCAACTCGACATGATGGCCGCATTCGCCGACCAAGCCGCGCTGGCATGGCAGTTGGCCACCACTCAGCGCCGGATGCGTGAGCTCGACGTTCTCACCGATCGTGATCGCATCGCCCGCGACCTGCACGACCATGTCATCCAGCGCCTGTTCGCGGTCGGGCTGGCTTTGCAGGGCACGATACCCAGGGCTCGCTATCCCGAGGTGAAGCAACGGATTTCAAACGCTGTCGATGACCTGCAGGCCGTCATCCAAGAAATTCGCGTCGCTATTTTCGACCTGCACGGCGGTCCGCCGGGTGCAACTCACCTGCGACAGCGCCTCGACACAGCCATCGCCCAATTCGCGGACTCGGGGGTACGCACCACCAGTCAATTCGTCGGACCACTGTCGGTCGTCGACCCCGTGCTGGCTGACCACGCCGAAGCCGTGGTGCGGGAAGCGGTCAGCAACGCGGTCCGGCACGCCAACGCGACTGAGGTGTCCGTCGAGGTGCGGGTGGAGAACGACCTATCGATCACCGTCGTCGACAACGGTCGCGGCATCGCCGGCTGTGTCACCGAAAGCGGCCTAGCCAACTTGCGCAATCGCGCCGAGGAGTCCGGCGGTGACTTCCACGTCGGCAACGCCCCCGGCGGAGGCACCGCGCTGTACTGGTCGGCGCCCCTGTCATGA
- a CDS encoding universal stress protein yields MTPTANRSASSGVDGSRSALQAALWAADEAVDRKLPLWLVHAIDSPEGDPDRAARDSIAAEQVVGDAFTAIGSTGTGEAEGRNPALPSDRRAA; encoded by the coding sequence CTGACCCCTACTGCGAACCGCAGTGCGTCGTCGGGCGTCGACGGCTCGCGCTCGGCCCTGCAGGCAGCGCTGTGGGCCGCCGACGAAGCCGTCGACCGGAAACTGCCGCTATGGTTGGTGCACGCGATCGACTCGCCCGAGGGTGATCCCGACCGCGCGGCACGCGACTCGATCGCCGCCGAGCAGGTGGTCGGCGACGCGTTCACCGCCATCGGGTCGACGGGAACCGGTGAAGCTGAAGGCCGAAATCCTGCATTGCCGTCCGATCGTCGCGCTGCTTGA